The nucleotide window ACACTCCTATGTATTTCTTCCTTGCTAACTTGTCCATAGTGGACATGACGTCTTCCACTGTTACCCTACACAAGATCCTTCTAACGTTCATTACTGGAGAGAACAGGGTGCTCTACCTGACCTGTATGGTACAATTATACATGTTTGGATCCTTATCAGGCCATGGACTTTTTATATTGACTGCCATGAGCTATGATCGATATGTGGCTATTTGTAGGCCCCTCAATTATCACATTATTATGAACTTCAAGATATGTCTTCTGCTGGCTTCGTTTTGTTGGATATTTGGTTTTATACAAGTCGTTCCTTATGTTTGGGTAATATCCAAGATCTCTTGTTATTCCTCTAATGAAATTGACCACTTCTTCTGCGACCTTGCCCCCTTCATAGACATTGCCTGCAGCTACACTGCTGTACTGGAAAGTTTGGCCCTTATACAAGGAATGATAATCTATgaaaaaaccagaggagatccagcgataAAGATATAAGtaggaaaaactaggtttccattttattgGAATGCAAAAACATTACTggaaaaacaccaggaggaaaagacaaggtggtgatatgcggcaatagatagcctacgcgtttcaggcactggctgtgcccttaatcatggctaagtcgaggctattgccgcatatcaccaccttgtcttttcctcctggtgtttttccAGTAATGTTTTTGCATTCcaataaaatggaaacctagtttttcctaCTTATATCTTtatcgctggatctcctctggttttttcttcgattgctgccgtgtgccgtcgcggtcgATCCGGGCGATTACAAACACTGGAGTGTTtcgattggtgagctggaggtttcctccttatTCCTTTTTCCCTCAAACTTTTTTTACTTAATGATAATCTATAGCATTACCCCATTTTTTCTGACCTTCATTTCTTACATGTATATAATTACAACGATAATGAAGATTCCTTCCAGTATTGGTAGAAGAAAAGCCTTCTACACGTGTTCCTCTCACCTCACAGTTATCATGTTGCTCTACACAACGCTCATCTCCCAGTATGCAGTACCTACTAATATTGTGGgttcaaaaaaacttttttctttgttTAATACAGCAATGGTCCCTGTGCTTAATCCATTTATTTATAGCCTGAAGAACAAAGACGTGAAAACAGCTTTCAGAAGAAGTCTAGGAAAGGGTAACGGGGACATTTTctcattttgttttaattccaaacaGACATGATGGTCATCAAGCTGGACGTTCTGAAGATAAGAAAAAGGATACCTCATTTTCTATTATATGTTGTTATGTACAAGTGGTTGCTCAGGTCTCGTCAGAGCCCCATGGAAGGTTTTTTCCCCCCTTTTTCCTTGACCAAGTTTCAATAAAGTTTGCATGAAATGTACAATTTACATGTTGTCTATCTCAAAACATATAATGTGTGTGTCTATtcatttcttattttatttttggaaaaGGATTGACGGCATCCTCAGCTATAATTATCTCCATTGTTTCTCGTGACAACCACTATCCTAGTCGTGAAACGCCAAACAACTGGTATTAGTATATCAGGGTAGTGACGACATTGCTCAACATTGGTTGTGCTTCCTCTTTGCTTCTACGTATGCAGCATTCTTTAGCTTGTCATTAAACAATTACTCTATGCATGGTGTGAAAGGGAGGAAACTGTATGTCAACATGTATAATCCACCTAGAAGCTCCTGtagagtctatatatatatatatatatatatatatatatatatatatatatatatatgtgtgtgtgtgtatatatctagctTGCAAAGTGAAAGATAACTTTTAATTGCCTTTAGCTTtattaaagaaaagaaaataaagtCCAAGAATAGGAACATTTCAAATTTGTATGGGGCAACAACAAAAAGAGAGAGAACAATGGGTGGAAAATGTCTTCAGATATTTGGTGAATAATGGAAGGGATTGATCAATAGTATCATAGGATAGATGAAAAAATGAGAGTGGCacacagtggcataactaccactgtagcagccatagcggctgctatggggcccgtggcatgaggggggccTGTGCCGCTTGCCGGCACGGGCCCATGGGCCACCCCCcaatggctggaggctccgctagcagccgctatggctgctacagcgcgatgccactgaacactacggcagagcagggaggtatctccccgctctgccattaaaggggttgttcctacaaaacacaggtatcccctatccacaggatagtcgaTACATGTGTGATCCCTGGGAGCCCCAgctataaggagaacgggggagcaAAAGTCcaacgaagttctccatgagaaacctcagacttccggggcctGTGTTggaagctccgtagaaattaatggaacgccggtcgtgcttgtgcgcatgcgtgaccagcgctcctgtaatttttattgagctgccggatGCAGACCACGGTAgtctgaggtttctcatggaaaatgtcgggggactttcggtcccccgttctccttatcgctgggtttcccagcgatcacacatgtatcgatacatgtcttttgtgggacaaacataggatacagggcgttttttgggggggttggggctgtatggcattatctacagggggggctgtatagtgctatatacagggggctgtatggtgctatatatagggggatgtatggtgctatatacaggggggctgtatggtgctatatacagggggctgtatgatactatatacagggggctgtatggtgctatatacaggggggctgtatggtgctatatacagggagacggtatggcactatatacagggagggggctgtatggcgctatctacaggggggctctatggtgctatatacagggagggggctgtatggtgttatatacagggagggggctgtatggcgctatctacaagggggctgtatgatgctatatacagggagggggctgtatgatgctatctacagggggctgtatggcgctatcaacaggggggctgtatggcgctttatacagggagggggctgtatggtgctatctacaggggggctgtatggtgctatatactgggggctgtgtatggcgcaggggggctgtgtggtggaatTTACGGggaggcactctctacaaggtcacccaatgtaacatttttttatttttttatatatgtgaacTTATGCCCCTGCAAGTTCAGCCTTGACAGCAGAATTCAAGATGCTGAAAGAAACCTCTAAGGTCCCCTTCACATACATCTGTCGATCTGTTTTATTTTCCCGCTAGCGTGGTGCAGAAACACCGGATGGAAACTGATGCAAGAACTGATCTCATACTTTTATatgaaaaaagttttggctctcgatGCATCAGTTGTAATGTCGGATGTCTCCCTGCTTCAGACAGTAAAGTTTCACATGCAGCATTTTATTCTCTGACTATGTATGCTAAACCAGTTCACAAAGACAGCATTTCCCCAAGAAGAACCTCATACCAGCTTTGAAGAGTGGGGTGAAAATGATATGGTTTGGGGCTGTTTTGCTGAATCTAGGTCTGGGATGCTCACCATTATAGAATCCACTATGAATTGTTCATTGTACCACAGGGTCCTTAAGGATAATATAAGACCAGATTGATGCTTAGGCAAAAGTGGACCTTACAACATGACAATGACCCTATACCAGTAATCTGTAACACACATGGCCGCAGacagtcgggattactcacccctgacggccgcaaccatggatcagtgagcgctggcccgcaactcctcctcaggagacgccagcgctcacttccgcttcactctgctgtgtcccgtagggtgcgcgcgcacgctcgtgcctggccttaaagggccagcccgcGCACCTGAATTATATACTAAATTAGCACAtgttcaccctggactataagaagggccctgccccttactTCATTGCCTGAACTTTGTTGTGTTACCTATGTTAGTCTTTGAAAATGGTCTGGCACTTGCAAAtgaacgggcactatgaatatctgGTGATGCACTTCGGCATGTGTACGgcatgtgtaatgctcccgcggtcttccaagaattcgtcaattacatcttccgggatctcaactatgtttgtgttgtggtctatctcgatgatatcttaatttttttcccagacccgttgactcatcagagacatgtccatcaagttctgctacgattgagggagaatcgcctgtatgccaagctggagaagtgcatgtttgagaagagttctctacccttcctgggctacataatctacaaggtctcaagatggatataattatataccaaaTTATCccatgatcatcctggactataagaagggccctgccccccttccttcattgcctgagagaTGTTGTGTTAcctatgttagtctttgcaaatggtcccttagtgttttccagttcccagtgttcccattcctgctgcctgtatcccgtatccaattctaccttgttcctgtgccgttaagagttggagtcgtgttgtgctgtaaatTATGCCTTCCgtcttacaccacgcctggtgtctgcctgctgacaaggtcccatccaagcctaTCATcgatactgtctgaagttaccacaggtacccttatcagaactatagactttgactatcctgctggccagctgctatcccgctcggcagtgcggcccagtgggtccacgcacccatcgTGACATAATCATCTAACGTTCATCGAATATGTATAGGTGCTGCACCCATTTTCATGTGTCAACATATATAGAATCACAGGCATAACAACCAGGGTAGCAGGTAAAGCAGTTGCTTTGGGGCTCAGCAAATAAGGGGGCCCATCTCCACTCAGAAGTGAAGGGAGGTTCGTGATAACTGTGGGTGATCAGAAACCAGAGTGGGAAAACTGTGGGTGATCATAAACGAGAGTGGGAAAATTAATGTAGATCACTGCGAGACCAAGAAAAGGAGGACACAGGATAAAGAGTGGAGACCACATAATCATATGCCTTTCATGTCGTAATGGAGCAGGGTCTCATTCCACCAGGGCCCTAGCTACAGGCGGTGCTCAAAGGCTCCGCTGTCAATAAGACACAgtaattataaatggcacatggtaggtggggggactggttacagattttgtattggggcccaggagcttctgcACTTCCAGTTTTGCTATATAAAATGATGAAAATTATCAGTGATGACTACTGACTACTAGAGGACAACCTTACAAAATGTACACAAACATAAAATATAATGTACAAATTACATTACAACAATAAATGTGTTTCAGCTTTGATTCCTACCCAGTACAACAAGTAACTTTACTAAGGGCCCAAGCTAAAATTGCTGAATAGGGGCTCAGGTGGTTGGACTATGTTTCAGGCTCTGAGAGCTTTAACTTGTTAAAAGAATATGTCAGCTGTTCAGATGCAATTCTGATGGTGGCTTTGGCAAATTAAATTTTCAGAACAAAGTCAAAGTTGCCCGAGACCCCTAAGCAAAGTATTGGGTGGGGACTTTTCACTTTGTTTTGGAAGAAAGAATATGATAAATGTGTATTTTACCTCTTGCCATACACATTGAGTTATGATATCACTGACCTTCTATACTCAATCACAGTGCAAGGTTGGTACAAGTGTGGGTAGCAGAGAGTGGCCAGACCAAACCGAGGATAAACTCTTGGTGCTGCCTGTGGGCCTTGGCTAGTaatttgaataaaataaaaattattaaaatgaaataaaatattattaCACTTTTTTCACTGTTAACTTTCAGTTgtttgaagttttttttaaattgggggCTGATAGAGGTCCACACAGGACCACAGGTAGTGACGGGCAGTTGCCTATTTGCCCTCCCGATAATCCATTGGTGGTAATTTATTATGTTGCTATACAAAATTATGGACCTGCCTTCATTTTTGGGAGCACCACTATGTAAAGTAAGGCAAAAGACAAACTAAAGGCAGCGGGCAGCATTGGTCCCAGAGGGCATCACCACCTGATAAGTCCAAGTTAGATGTTGCTTCAACAAGCATGGCTCCCAGCATCGAAAAACCGAATGTAATCCTGAAGAACATAGAAGTTCCTTTGACTGGCAACTTGTCATGCTTAAGTTTGCTCGTACAGCTACTGCAGGGAATATAAGCATTGGCATTACACTTCCATAGCCGTAACGTCACTATGACTAGCTTTTGGTATGACCATTGTGCAGATGACCTGCACTACATGATATTTTATATTACTTACAACGTCAGCTGTCAATGGAGCCTAAGAAAAGACTGAAAATGACCAACTGATAGATTCACCTGATGAATTATCTGACTtctaacacacacatatatatatatatatatatatatatatatatatatatatatatatatatatacagtgaaggaaataagtatttgatcccttgctgattttgtacgtttgcccactgtcaaagtcatgaacagtctagaatttttaggctaggttaattttaccagtgagagatagattatattaagaaaaaagaaaatcacatagtcaaaatgatatatatttatttgcattgtgcacagagaaataagtatttgatcccctaccaaccattaagagttcagcctcctccagaccagttacacgctccaaatcaacttggtgcctgcattaaagacagctgtcttacctggtcacctgtataaaagactcctgtccacagactcaattaatcagtctgactctaacccctACAACATggggtgggccaaaattccatctaacatgtgtgcaaacctcatcatcaactacaaaacacGTCTGACtggtgtgcttgccaacaagggttttgccaccaagtattaagtcttgtttgccaaagggatcaaatacttatttctctgtgcacaatgcaaataaatatatataattttgacaatgtgattttctgtttttttttttttatataatctatctctcactggtaaaattaacctagcctaaaaattctagactgttcatgtctttgacagtgggcaaagttacaaaatcagcaagggatcaaatacttatttccttcactgtatatgaatgGGGCAGATGGGATAGATTTCCTCAGTAATAGATGCTGATTGTTTGTTGGCATGGCTCACATATACCAGTGAGATGATCACAGCTTACACATGATTGACAATGACGATcaacattttattatatttcatAGCATTGCACATTGTATTATAAAGCTAAGGCTATGCTCCCATGAGATCCATTTTTCCAATTAGGTTTTGGTTGGAATTCAGCATACAATATAAACATATTATCCTCCCTCTGAATTGGTGACTTATtccttaaccctttaaggacacggccaattttggccttgaggaaagaacaattttttgtttgttttttttctctttcattctggcgctcataacttttttatttttgtttgacgtagctgtatgagactttgttttttgctgaCTGattttgtactttatgtaggtgccattttctGGTACATTTAAATTATAATTTAATTTgtcaaaatgtttattttgcaAGGATGCTGAAGAAAAGCAGTTCAGCtggagtttttttatttttttttacaaaatataccGAACATCATCTTTGAtcatggcatttaaggggttaacaacagaGATTAAAATATTTCTCAGATCGCCGCTGTTCAcgggatgtgaacagagcctaggaAAAACTTGGCAAACATTTAGAGCTCCATGACGCTGGCCTACGGTCTTATGTACACAACCAGATTCAGTTTTGGACTGGGGTCCCTTGGGCCGACAAAAgggaatgattctgagggcccacccaccATCTCTAAAGATGATGTGCACATCCATGTTGTTATcactgtacacacaggacatattgtcaataagatctaataggttatttgtgaatcacccataagaaatagaccataGTGGCGAGTGCTTGGCTCCCAAGTCAGCTCCACATGGGGTTGTCTTCCGCTGGAGCTTTTGGGACCCATAATTGGGTAAGAGCCTGCGCCCACcgaaggatcctctggtactctggtgggttaGTCCGACCCTGGCCATATTACTGATCCATTTTGTACTGTAATACGGTGCAACGTGCCTACTATGGATATGTACCGTACCTCCATGTGCCCCCAATTATATATGTAAAGGGTCAGCTTCACACTAGTCACTGAGCTCTCACATTAAGCTGACACTTATTGTTCTGACTTGCTAGAAAATCCTTTGACAGGCTGTAATTCATATCACAAGCACTGGGTAGCCACATATAGCAGAAACAATTCCTGACGGAGTATCGCTAAATCATGTTGTTTCTTTTCAAAGCTGGTGATCTCGCGCTATTCATCTCGAGATATGTTGAgtcaagaggaaaggtaaggaaggacacatctgtgaaTAATGgtaacagctgacctccaccccttcctgcacagtgacctctgcacatgtcacagagcatgcccacaacactctcccatagatgTCAATAGGACGCTTTCTGACTGAGCTTTCATTTGTCCATATGACttctgtaaagcaaatctcttaACTGATGTTCACAGTTCAGAGCAGCAGCTTAGGCAAGATGATTGCCCCCCATAATCTCATAAAAAatacatagttaaaaaaaaattacaatcagcaaatttttacaaaatttaccCAGAGTTATATAAAGGAAGATGAATAAAGAGTGAAAATGTTACAGAAACATTAAATAACTACATATTAATAATTAaactgccctctcaggcaactagacaaccccttgtcTTGTTCGTATGAAGCTGATCACCAAGAGCAGGGGCGAGACGGCTGATCTGTTTTGTAGGGAAACAGCAGATACATAAAGGGCATGTACAATGGTGGCCCTATTACAGATTTGCACTGGAGCTCAGGAGTTTCAAGTAGCGGTGACTGTGGGTCCAGCTTCTCTTACTGTGGGTGCACATACAgataaatgtagtattacacagcACCCAATCTAAGGAATGTGAAACCCTTCAAGTCGAAAATGGTGAGTCTGCAAATTTTTGCTCTCCTCTATGATGGCCTaaagggacaacccttttaaatgaaTATTTTGCCCCCTGATATATTCAAGACACCTTTCTGCAGGGCTTCAGGATCTAGGATTTCTATGTAAAATGCTTGTTTTGTTAACCATAAAGATGGACTACCCCCATCAACAtacacttttaattttttttagttcccGTCTAAGAGCCCGCTTTACATCTCTATTTTTCAAACTGTAAATTAATGGGTTAAGCATAGGCACAGCAGCGGTGTTAAACAATGAAAAAAGTTTATTAGAGTCCAAGTTATTCTTCTTTCCAGGCTTCAGGTACTGACAGAGAAGAACCATGTAGAGAAGGATGACCACTGTTAGGTGTGAGGAGCACGAGTGGAAGGCTTTACGTCTACCTATAGTAGAAGGTATTCTCATTATGGTGGCAATAATGAAAATGTAAGGCGTAAAAGTCAAAGGAAAAGAGAAGAATAAATGAAAAAGTACACTCGAAAGAATCAAATAATCCAAAAGTGATGTGTCGCTACAGGTGATATATTTCAAAGGCAAAATATCACAGAAGAAGTGGTTGATTTTAATTGACTCATAGCAGGAAAACTTGATTATGATGATGGTGTGAGGTAGACTTTGAAGAAATGCTGAGACCCAGCAGACTAAAGCCAAGATACCGCATACCTTATAATTCATGATCATGTTATATTTCAATGGCTTGCATATGGCAACATATCTATCATAACTCATGGCCGACAATATAAGGAGCTCAAGTCCTATTAATGATGCCCAGATGTACATCTGTAGTATACAGCCACCATACAATACTATTTTGCTTCCAGACATGAAGCCGGTAAAGGACATATATAAGGTGATTGTAGAAGAAGACATGTCTAAGATGGACAAATTGGCCAAGAAGAAGTACATGGGTGTGTGAAGGCGACAATCCTGACAGACCAGTAGAAGAATGATCATGTTGCCACCAAGGGTGATGAGATAGATGAGAAGAGCCAGAAGGAAGATTGGAAGCTGTAGTTCTGGAACATCGGAAACTCCCACAATGATAAAATAAGTGACATTAACAATGTTTATTGGATTCATAATGAAAATTTATAGGGCAACATGATGGTTTAttatataacttttttagttATAGAAACCTTGGAGAACTCAGATATGCTGCGAAGACTTGGAAAACAGAGAAATTCAATGCTAGTGATGCTAGACCCAGTAGCAAATGGAAATGAAATGTGCTGCAGACAAACGACAATAGACattttattcattatttatccccCACCCACTTTATGGTGCCGGGTTTTGGCAGACGGGATAGAAGAGTCTGGTGTTTGTTTCCTCCTCCACACACTTTCCATGACCATGTGTCTACTCTTCacccccttgtttgctaacaatgcagttcatCTGGAGAAGGGTTCAGCACAGATTCTCCCATCCATTAAAAAGGGGATAGAACAAACCTGGGCTGGACCCCCTCTCCCCAAAGTCCTCATAGTAGCTACATGGGTTGCCTCTATGGCATGTTCGTTCATGGCTCCAATGTAGCTAAACTAGGAAATGAGGCAACTTTCCAAATAGTCCTGTGCATACAGTACTGTTTTATGTTTACAGCTGCTATGCAGAATATTGTGTCTCCTTGGTTACAGACTACAgtcaaaaactgtgtgtgtagTCTGACCCTGTAGTCATGGGTTGTGTAATTTAGACAACATGATGAACAATGAAATGGGATAacatttaaaggaattgtccctTACTTTAGTGAATGAGAAAAATCCTAGGACATGTTTTAAGTATCACCTCTTTGGTTTCCCATCCCACACAAGCATTCTGTGCCTCATACTATTATATATTCATGTACATATAGAAAGTATACATACAGACCTTGCTATGTACATGCATCATACTGTAGGATCCTTCATATCTTGTATTCTACAACATGTTACTTTATATCCGTGCCTGACAAGCCCAGAAAATATCCTCAGAGATTTCCAAACCTCACTAGGCCTAATAGACTTACTAATAATATCCTCATTAAGGCTACATGAAGACAACAAATACATGTGATAGTAACTtagaaagttttttgttttttttaaattctgcgtAAATCAGGGTTTCCAGTATAAGTTTATTATAAGTATTAATTCAATGTCACAAACCTGGATTTAGGTGTAGGATCACTTTAAAAGTGACTAAATAAAAAGATGGTAAATCTAGATTATTTGTCACCTAAAAGGTCCAAAGCATGGTGGATTATTGTACTGTATTGTAATTTGTATATTACTGTATTGTACTTTTTATTCTTTACCCAGTTTGCTTGCCTCCCAGATTATCTTTTGCTGGTAATAGCTGAAATAAAAGTGGATCGCCCTCTCATTATCCCATATAAGAGGGGTTAGTAAGTAGTTTAAGAGTTTTTTTTAGTATAAACGAGCCTTACCATATTACAAGTCCTGAGGATGAGCTAACTTTGTAGGATTCCTTGAGCCCatcagagga belongs to Rhinoderma darwinii isolate aRhiDar2 chromosome 8, aRhiDar2.hap1, whole genome shotgun sequence and includes:
- the LOC142660038 gene encoding olfactory receptor 1M1-like; protein product: MKPNQTITYFIIKGISDVPELQGLIFILVLLIYLIVLVGNMSLLLLVCLDSHLHTPMYFFLANLSIVDMTSSTVTLHKILLTFITGENRVLYLTCMVQLYMFGSLSGHGLFILTAMSYDRYVAICRPLNYHIIMNFKICLLLASFCWIFGFIQVVPYVWVISKISCYSSNEIDHFFCDLAPFIDIACSYTAVLESLALIQGMIIYGITPFFLTFISYMYIITTIMKIPSSIGRRKAFYTCSSHLTVIMLLYTTLISQYAVPTNIVGSKKLFSLFNTAMVPVLNPFIYSLKNKDVKTAFRRSLGKGNGDIFSFCFNSKQT
- the LOC142660039 gene encoding olfactory receptor 5B12-like; this encodes MNPINIVNVTYFIIVGVSDVPELQLPIFLLALLIYLITLGGNMIILLLVCQDCRLHTPMYFFLANLSILDMSSSTITLYMSFTGFMSGSKIVLYGGCILQMYIWASLIGLELLILSAMSYDRYVAICKPLKYNMIMNYKVCGILALVCWVSAFLQSLPHTIIIIKFSCYESIKINHFFCDILPLKYITCSDTSLLDYLILSSVLFHLFFSFPLTFTPYIFIIATIMRIPSTIGRRKAFHSCSSHLTVVILLYMVLLCQYLKPGKKNNLDSNKLFSLFNTAAVPMLNPLIYSLKNRDVKRALRRELKKIKSVC